One Candidatus Desulfatibia profunda genomic region harbors:
- a CDS encoding thioredoxin family protein — protein sequence GLGYKNAYRDPLGYPEWQAKGLPVESTPAGLSGMTQEPKTPGPLYGWAMIWTLLGIFAGGAALNLTPCVYPLIPITVSYFGGRSAKGRLIGHGLCYIAGLSITNSVLGVVAALTGGLMGAMLQNPLVLAAVAAILIFFATSLFGFWELRLPSGLTQAASKSYTGYLGTLFMGLTMGVVAAPCIGPFVLGLLTWVGSMGSPWLGFIIFFTLSLGLGFPLFFLAVFSGQINKLPRSGEWMLWVRKLMGWVLVGMAAYFIRPILPKTAGVLFLAAVALAAGLHLGWIDRTKASFRAFEWIRTGVVIVSVIIATILTGSWIMQGPGVTWQPYSDELLTEAKKLKKPVIIDFYADWCSPCRELEDITFHDPEIVKQARQEFIMIKVDLTRGGNPDHERRLNQYGVKGVPTVVFLHGDGKEQQDLRLVDFLPPDRFLIRMAEANKRR from the coding sequence AGGTCTTGGTTACAAGAATGCTTATCGTGATCCCCTGGGTTATCCGGAATGGCAGGCCAAAGGATTGCCGGTAGAAAGCACCCCGGCAGGACTCTCAGGAATGACCCAGGAGCCGAAGACACCGGGACCTCTCTATGGCTGGGCCATGATCTGGACTCTCTTAGGTATCTTTGCAGGGGGCGCGGCGCTTAACCTGACGCCCTGTGTCTATCCTCTGATTCCCATCACGGTTTCCTATTTTGGCGGCCGCAGCGCTAAAGGCCGATTAATCGGCCACGGCTTATGCTACATTGCCGGCTTATCGATCACAAATTCAGTCCTTGGTGTGGTTGCTGCCCTGACTGGCGGCCTCATGGGGGCCATGCTTCAGAACCCTCTAGTGCTTGCTGCGGTGGCCGCTATTTTGATTTTTTTTGCTACCAGTCTTTTTGGTTTCTGGGAATTGCGACTTCCCAGCGGCCTCACGCAGGCTGCATCAAAATCCTATACAGGCTATTTGGGGACGTTGTTCATGGGGTTAACGATGGGAGTGGTGGCTGCTCCTTGTATCGGTCCCTTTGTTTTAGGCTTGCTGACCTGGGTGGGCAGCATGGGTAGCCCCTGGCTCGGGTTTATCATCTTTTTTACCCTAAGCCTCGGCCTTGGTTTTCCGCTTTTCTTTCTTGCTGTGTTTTCAGGACAAATTAATAAACTTCCTCGCTCCGGAGAATGGATGCTCTGGGTGAGAAAACTCATGGGATGGGTTCTGGTGGGTATGGCCGCCTATTTCATTAGACCTATTTTGCCCAAAACAGCAGGAGTCCTTTTTTTAGCGGCCGTGGCTTTGGCAGCAGGGCTCCACCTGGGATGGATCGATAGGACAAAGGCAAGCTTTCGAGCATTTGAATGGATTCGAACCGGTGTGGTTATAGTGAGCGTGATTATTGCTACAATACTTACAGGGTCATGGATCATGCAAGGACCTGGCGTAACTTGGCAACCATATTCCGATGAACTTTTAACAGAAGCGAAAAAATTAAAGAAACCGGTAATCATTGATTTCTATGCTGACTGGTGCAGTCCTTGCCGCGAGCTTGAAGATATCACCTTTCATGATCCAGAAATTGTCAAACAGGCCAGGCAAGAGTTCATCATGATCAAGGTTGACTTAACCAGAGGAGGCAATCCAGATCATGAACGACGGCTAAACCAATATGGCGTCAAAGGCGTGCCCACCGTAGTGTTTCTACATGGCGATGGAAAGGAGCAGCAAGATCTGCGCCTTGTGGATTTCTTGCCGCCGGATCGGTTCTTGATTCGCATGGCCGAAGCCAACAAAAGGAGGTAA